The stretch of DNA GTAGGataaatattgtgataatattgcaattaaaaattattttatatagtgaatataacaattaaatcacttataaatttatacgaacTTTTTAAAACGTCTATTACAATTAACTTGTTTATCGGGAAATTTCCTTTCCGTCCCAACCAGGAACATTTTTTCGCTAAacgattagaaaatattttttctaaaccCGCTTTTACTTCATCTCGCGGGGATGCACCccccaataaataaaaaaatgttttctaaaatgaaaaaaaagtttgaaaagagttaggaaataattaagaaagttatataaaaatttaatcataatcataaaatattttaccatttgtttttttccttcttcattcgtatttaaaatttcgtcGAAAGCAATTAgttcattgtattttttaaatgggcGTACAGGAATAATAGATTCCGCGATTTTTCGATTAATCCCAGTAGCTGCAAGCGCAGTACCAcggtcatttttattttccatacGTATTAGAAAATCGTTTTGTTGTTCAAGCATTCTTCTTATAGATATTACGTTTtccaaaattagtaaaatgttATGATTAtctaaaatgtacatttatattttatttacgataattaatattatgtaaatgaCAAGAATGAATATTACTAAATTACCTGCATGTATTggtgataaattttcaataataatattatttggtTGCGAAATGTCCAttatttcttctatattgGATTGTTGAactacaaaaaattgaaaattttagtattgtAAGATAATAAGTATATTGGGATAATGCCTTATAAGTGTaatggttttattatttaaaaaaaaaaaatatgtcgaaTATGATAATTACAGTCGAATCTAATATCTAATCTCAAATAATGAACAAGTCTATTTTTGATATGCGTAAGTCAATGTATAGttcaaattatacatttcatttgatataaaaatttataaagtgaTTATGTTGAAGTCgtaaaacattttcatttaaactttaagcttttaattatatatactcaAAATCATTAAATCTGACGAACATTTTAATAGCACCAGAGAGAggaatataaattgatatgatatataaatgaattagCCTGCAGAGAGGTTTACGTGATAAGCTTACTGGTCCCAATATATATCTTTAGacaaatttaaagttaaaaaatagtaactacatttttgcataatgCAAGTTGCACGACAAGAAGTTTCATATTTAAGCAAATCGTATTTATATACATCTCAGTTGTGTGTAAAACTGAGGTAACAACTCTCTGAAAAATGTTGAACGTCCTAAGCGTGTCATTTTAAATAGTTTCCAATGAGTGTATATAGAATTGTCAAATATATTACCTTGACTGatgtttttttcaatatttgtccTTTGATATTCGGAATTGTCTTTGAAAAGCTCAGTACTTCGATTTTCATTAGGATTAAGATTTTCAATCGCTTCGTGATCTGTCGTCATAATATTGTTTCTGTGCGGATCAATAAATTTCGTTCCATTCTGATCATCACTTTTTTTACGAGAGTCGGACTCATTTGTCGATtctaatgttaaatattataatacatgaatataataacaaaatatacatagatctatttcatatatatatgccaACGGACACCGCGTTATATGCGTATGTTATATGCTGcaaaatctttctttattttttattgttattaataaagaattttaatttaatattcacttttaacatatacaaataaatgtcACTTATTACTTACATGtccaaaatatgtaattttaattatgaagagTATCATTAACACGTAAAAAATCCCATTTTTAGCATGGAATAAAAccgtaaaaaaaacttttaaaatttgcacaaaaacataataaattaatgtataatttatcttgAACTGTAactattaatcattaaaataatatttaatttcaaaaaatatcaagaacaTTACGttgtatttcaatattactataataataaactttataagcattttaatatacttttgatGTATCATGTGACAGTcgctgtaaaaaattttaataggactctat from Linepithema humile isolate Giens D197 chromosome 2, Lhum_UNIL_v1.0, whole genome shotgun sequence encodes:
- the LOC136997806 gene encoding uncharacterized protein isoform X1 translates to MDDLNSMENISKIWSVVQFIENNMDEQSSNAIEVVPSLWVHLEDTIEKCLWPDKNARKFIKKQTVPKNNWEKYTITVLLRTESYQNAIDFVKKKTKTDTDTSCSQLGRGKRKRKKNNVTDDYDSCSDYDSNLTPPSSITVHVNDVDLETNEFRESTNESDSRKKSDDQNGTKFIDPHRNNIMTTDHEAIENLNPNENRSTELFKDNSEYQRTNIEKNISQVQQSNIEEIMDISQPNNIIIENLSPIHADNHNILLILENVISIRRMLEQQNDFLIRMENKNDRGTALAATGINRKIAESIIPVRPFKKYNELIAFDEILNTNEEGKKQMVKYFMIMIKFLYNFLNYFLTLFKLFFHFRKHFFIYWGVHPREMK